GGGGTGAGCCGCTGGACCATGTTCTGCTCTCAGGGCCGCCAGGGCTCGGCAAGACTACGATGGCACATCTGATCTGCTCTGAGCTCGGAGTCAATCTGAGCGCTACCACAGGCCCGGCCCTGGAACGGGTAGGCGATCTGGCTGCCATTCTCACTAATCTGAAATCCCGCGACATACTCTTCATCGATGAAATCCACCGCACGAACCGGGTAGTGGAGGAAGTTCTGTACTCAGCGATGGAGGATTTCAAGGTGGACATCATCATGGGTAAAGGGCCATCGGCAAGGAACATCTCGCTCAAGCTCGAACCTTTCACCCTGATCGGAGCCACCACCAGGCCCAGTATGCTCAGTTCCCCGCTGCGTACCCGCTTCGGGGTCCTTCTGAGACTTGATTATTACGAACAGGATGAACTGCAGGAAATTGTGCTGTCTGCTGCAAAGCGTCTTTCAATCGAGATCACGAAGGAAGGCGCTGAGGAGATCGCCCGCAGGGGACGGGGTACTCCCAGGATCGTCACCCGGATTCTGAAGCGGGTACGCGACTATGCCCAGATCAGGGCTTCAGGATGCATCACAGGCGAAGTCGCGGACCAGGCGCTGAACATGCTGGAAATTGACAGCCAGGGGCTGGACGAACTTGACCGCAAAATCCTGGAAATTCTGATCCACAATTACGGAGGAGGGCCTTTAGGGCTCGACACGCTGGCTGTCGCACTGGGCGAAGAAGGCGAAAATATTTACGACGTATATGAACCTTATCTGATCAAAATCGGTTTTTTAAAGCGCACTCCGCGCGGCAGGGTGGCTACCGGCATGGCTTACAGGCACCTGGGACTGCCGGTCCCGGACAGTGACAAACCTGAGCCTGATCAAAGCGAATTATTCAGCTGACATCCATGGTAGATAACAAGCGCAAAGCCATGCTGCTCCTGCTGCTGGTTTCCTTTTTCTGGGGGCTGACCTTTGTCCTGGTCAAGGAAGGGATCTCCCTGGTCAATGTCTATACTTTCCTGTCTTGGCGCTTTCTGATCGCCACTCTGGCGATAATTCCGTTTTTTTACCGCAGGATCTTTAAAATAAACGGTCCGTTACTGCTGGCTGGGTTCTGGCTGGGTCTGGCACTCACACTCGGCTATGATTTTCAGACATACGGACTGCTCTTTACCACCCCCTCGAAAAGCGCTTTCATCACCGGCCTTTACATTGTAATGGTGCCGATATTCCTTGCGATCGGCAGAAAATCCACTCCCAGGCTGCAGCATATCGCGGCAGTAGCTCTTGCAACCACGGGTCTTGCCCTGCTTACTGTCAGCGACAATTTCA
This Candidatus Wallbacteria bacterium DNA region includes the following protein-coding sequences:
- the ruvB gene encoding Holliday junction branch migration DNA helicase RuvB, coding for MSQIQKEILDQNTIAEDTPLPQLRPRDFSEYIGQGKAKEKILLFIEAAKQRGEPLDHVLLSGPPGLGKTTMAHLICSELGVNLSATTGPALERVGDLAAILTNLKSRDILFIDEIHRTNRVVEEVLYSAMEDFKVDIIMGKGPSARNISLKLEPFTLIGATTRPSMLSSPLRTRFGVLLRLDYYEQDELQEIVLSAAKRLSIEITKEGAEEIARRGRGTPRIVTRILKRVRDYAQIRASGCITGEVADQALNMLEIDSQGLDELDRKILEILIHNYGGGPLGLDTLAVALGEEGENIYDVYEPYLIKIGFLKRTPRGRVATGMAYRHLGLPVPDSDKPEPDQSELFS